The sequence TCTTatgataaacagtaaaccaataaGTGTCTcatcaaaaattataaaaaggacttgaagctgtgcatGGTACATCAACTGACACCAGGAGTTCATCCTCTAATGGGATGTTACTACTCTTCACAAAACAATGGACCTCTATCAGACGGTAAAAGATGACAAATTTCCATTACAACAGAGAATACTGAGGCTTGTTGAGACGTTTTAATTGAGGCAGACTTTTCAGTTTTACAATATATGACACAGCTATTcgtgtttattatgtacttctacagTAACTCATGAAGTAAATTATACATTTCATAAGAAGGCACTGAATTAGGGTGGCTCATGCTCagaatttttccaattttcttttcttttattaacaaGTTATATTGCTTTCTTGATTCTAAATTGCTGAGTAAGGGAAAATTGGCTGTTATATTACTTTATGCCTCACTTACAAGCTAGCAACACATAGGCATGGAAGAGAGGCTACCTTAGTAGCCTGGACTCCATAAACTAAATGTAAGGCAAGTTATTTACAATTATGGTAAACAAAGTTTACATTGGACAAAGTGCACCTCGAGGACCTTCATGAATAGATTTACACAACAAATACTGATTCAGCACAAATGGAAACAATGGTAATGCATTATAACATATCttactatattaaaaataaattaatattctgGCTATTGCAAAGAATTGTATGGGGACACTggccattttaaaatcaattttcatCTAGCAGCCAGGTCTTAAGGAGGTCACGTGAATGCTTTTCCAACTGAAGCTTTGAGGATGCATTGCATAAAGAAAGCCCAAAAAAAGTACTTGCAGTTGCAAACGATTATTAGAGAGTTAATTATAAAGTATTCAAGCCCAaggaaattaaaagcaaaaattaaggTGAGGAGCAAAACAGATTATTATTTCTGTGTCAAAAAGTGGCAGATTTTCATACAGTACATGCGGATTTTAATTAATATCTCAAACATTTTAgttaataaagcatctaaaaagaatttagaaaaaggaaaatgtttgctttagcctttttaatttcaaacaggTGGCAGAAAGCATACAGCAGAACAGACTCTCTGGGGTGAGGGCCCTGTGTTACCTGCTGGAGCTCTAACAGGAGTTTTGGGGGATTCCATTATGTCTCTATGAACAGATTTGGGACGTGGCTTCTTCTGTTTGCAGCTAGCTGGGCGAGGTTTGATCACCGTGTCCATATCCTCCATCAGTTTTAACTGTtttcttcttagatactcctgttTAATAAACTCCCGTCGGGCTTTCTCATCTTCTTTTTTCTGGCGGTCTTCTTCTGCTTTGATTCTaagtaaaaatatcaaaaagtggTTCATATTCTTAAGGGTTACTAAAGGAAGGGCTGACAATAATCAGAGGTATTCAGTTTTATATATGCACTAGTACTATAAACTTGTAACATGATGACAGTCAGGGTTGGTTCCACATCCTTGGACAGCTTGCACTCGGAACTGTCAATAGTCATGAActgagatgagctgggcaaataagGACACAAACAGTCAGCAAAGGGTTGGTGCAAAGTGATAAGTGAGTTATTCACATCAATGTGATCAAAAAGTACATTGCCAAAATTCTtaattcaataaataagtaatacaataaaacaagTGCTTAATAAATAAGTTtagtaaaatgagattaaaactcAAGGCAGATCCTTATTTCTTTAAAACCATGACCTCCAATGCTTCTTTCTAAATCTGGGTGTCTCCCCTGCTTGTCCTGTCTGGACCTTCCAGTGAAAGAAGACATCCATCAGCAGGTGCAGTGAACCATCTAACCTGGCTCATGTTCCCATCATCAGTTCTTCAGCATCTATGGGGCACCACACATACAACCCCCACTAAAAGTCCTTAGGCAATAGCCGGAGACACCCCATAATGCATGTCACATGATGGGAGCACCCTCTTCAGGCCCTCAGGGGCTAACTCCTGACCACCTGACTTCTAACCCTGCCTTTCGCTTGctttcttctctctttcattaacctccattctttttctttctgcacctTCGTTTCAATGTCCGATTCTCTTGCCTCTAGACTCTTCTTTTAAGCTGTGGCCAGGTGCAAACCGAGGCATGAACACTTGTTCAGAAAACCCAAATCATGGTAAAAGTAattttcatctttttccattaGCCTTTGTATTTGCTTGTTGACAATTGTATGTCCTTGCTCTTCTGACATTTTACTGAAGGCATAAAGACCTCCTGTGCACTTTTTTTTCCTAAGTGAAAGATAAAGTTACTCTATtgcttgatatatttttttcacaacaGTTGAATAATGAAACCTCAAGTCACTTTCACATTTTGGTACAGACTCCAAATTTATATTCAGCTGTGAGCGACATGTTTTTCCTGTTAACCTTTATGATTTttgagaaaacacaaaatgttcaAGATTTAACTAGATATTCATCTGTAGGCAGCGTTCTTGGGAAAAATAACACTTTGGTTAGATTAACAGCTTTGATAGGAACTGAGGAGGCAAACTGCTGTTGTTCAGTTCACTGCATGACATTGCAATCAAAGTTTGTAACTATTACCCAAGATAATTTAAactgatggcaaaaaaaaaagcttatcaTGGGGTGAAATGTTTCTGAAAACTTCTGTGTATCTATCATGGAAACAAACCCTGATGTGAAACCCACAAAACAGCCATGACAATAATACAGTAATTTTTTTGCtccaaaatatataatttatatattttatatttttttatgtttacattttggtTAATTAAGAGTGTCATGTTTTGAAATGGATTCCATACGTCAAGTTTAAAATGCTCAATAAACATGTGCATGAATGACCATTTTCACTACAGTATAGAGTGCCTTTATTCTGCAGTGAGGTGGGCAGTCTTTGCCATTGCAGCTGGAGCCATTTCAGCGTTTGACTTTGCctctgactttctcttttacgTGACTGTGGACCCCTCAGAGGTTTACTTTCTCCatggatgctgctgactggagtttttgttttcctctcctccattgtcaacaggccacaattcaaaaatgaattaatgtgcAGATATTATtgggttccatttatgttaattagattTTGAGTACCCTGTATTCCTAGCTGTTTAAACAAATCCGTGTCTTTATAtgtattcattatgtaattaataaactgtaaaatttatacttgcattttaccagATTACCAGAGTGTGCCTGAGCTCGGGggagagtgctatacaaaaataaaataaattcagtttcttaatgtaatatttctcttctcttctcagtTCCCTGCTAGATTGTTTTTAAATACACCATGATCTCTTGGGTCTATATTCTATACTGTTTGCTTTATTTCAATTCACTCacttttaagaagtgttttatgtatttattattccaTTAATCAGATGGCAAGAAACCATGAGTTgtatacaacaaagaaaatagcAACTGTAGTTTAAACTGATGCCATTTTTACCATTATGTGTGTTTACCATAAATTAattgctttaaaatatattttgaaaaaaaaaaataaataaatgttgaggAATCAAGAGGTTCTAATTATCCTGGGTGCAGTTTGTTGATTTTCTCCAAAAAAAGGAATGAATAGGCTGGAAGGAATTTCAGACATGATAGAATTAtgatcctcccacagtccaaagacagcaGGTTAGacgcattggcgattttaaattgtccctagtgtgtgcttggtatgtgtgtgtgtgtgtgccctgcccggtgggctggtgccctgcccggagtttgtttccttccttgcgctctgtgttggctgggattggctccagaagacccctgtgatcctgtagttaggatatagtgggctggataatggatggatggatagaattatgataggtaaaaaaaaagcagaacacCTAAAGAAATGACAAGTTTCATAACCCATAAAAGACAGGAACAAAGGTCTGTAGGAAGTGCAGCACGTTAGTACAAAGATAACCCAAACCTGGTTTAAAACATTGATTGAATAAATGGTGTCAAGCTATACCCTCAAGATATTAGCTATTACATTTATTGCAACAGACTTTACTTGTGGATAGCCACTATGTTTTACGTATTCACCTAACCATCAATGCAGATTACGATCACCGCTTCAAAGTTCCTAAGCCTTCTCACTGTAGTACACTGATATATTATTTTTAggtatttctttaaattattgGGATAACATTTTGTGCTCATGATTGTTGCTTTTGATGAGTATACACTTGTAAAAAGAATGTCTTTGCACTACCtctttttgttttacagtatacactttatttaatgctttgttttttaaatattttactgctTTATCACACATATGCCCAAATTCTGTGGAAACAATGTAAATCTTTAAAGTTGGAAATGTTTCTCTCAATATATTACAGCAGTGGCTTTCTAACCCTGGCCTGTCAGCTCTTAGAAAGCAGCCCACTAAAACTTTATCACTGCtgaaaaatgtcaacataatGATTTTGGTGACCTCTGCTGTTAACAACCAGACACTGTCATTTTGCTTTGTACTTCTGATGTCCACATTTACTTCTGGATGCATTTCGCTGTATTTTTGTAACCTTTACTACCATTGGCTTGCCTACTTTGCCCCGTGTGACCTCCTAACATTAAATCTGGGTTGCATGTTTGTGCTGTAATTGATATGAACATCTTGCTGTCATAATGTACTGTAGTCCCACTGTGCTAGAATAATTTTTTTGctcaaataataaacattaaaaccTTTCTAAAGTTACAGGAtcaaagaatgcaaaaaaagtCAATGTGTGGACATTGTTTGCCCTGAATTCAGACCTTAATATCCAATTTCAAAGTCCAGTTAGGTTAAATCTAAGAATGAATATTATagctaaaaaaaagtttaaatagtaAGTATTCATTATTTGACAAGTACAAAGAACAGAACATTAATCTTGGCAATCAAAAAGATGCCATTCTCTGACGCAGAATAATCACTCCTGCATTCAAAACTGCTGTTAAGAGTGCTGGGTGACAAACAAGTTGagtcaaaatttaaaaagccTGTCCATGAGGTTCACCATCAAATAGCACTACATGTTACAAAACTGTACTTTATTTCTTTGGAAATCAATGAATCCAATGGTATTTGCTGTACTGCTCAGGTGGTAATTCATGTTTGAGCAATAGATGATAATTTTGAAGTTATTGAatatggtagcgctgctgcctcacagtaaggagacctggatttgcatgttctctccatgtctgcgtgggtttcctctgggtgctccggattcctcccacagtccaaagacatgcaggttaggtgcattggcaatcctaaattgtccttagtgtgtgcttggtgtgtgtgccctgcggtgggctggcaccctgccttgcgccctgtgttggctgggattggctccagcagacccccgtgaccctgtgttaggatatagcgggttggacaatgactgactgactgaataacaCCCTAGACATGACTTAAAGTAAGAGACTACTAAAAGGAGTGACcccatttaaaacttttaagccATGTGTAGATTGAAATAACAGAATGGTAAAAAATGGATGGCATCTTCACTGATGGCATGTCAGCCTTAACAGGTCAAAAACTCAAACGTTTGCAATAGTTGGAAAAAATTCTTgacctgtgtttttttaaaaatagaactgTGTTATTCATCAGGAGGCACTATATGGAACAAAACTACTGTGTATATGAAACAAGCTGTGGATTTACTTTTGAGACGTGCAAGCAAAATTGCAATGCCCACTATATACACAAGTACAGACAGTCAAAAGGATGAACACAATATGGTGAACTGCTTTTGGACTCAGAAATCAGATAGCTATGAAAAGACAAGGCACTCTTGAATTTCTGGACTTTGAAAAGTGGTATCTCTCTGTTTTTGCTGGAAATACATGAATTGCCTACAGAGTCTCATTAATGACGACTGGCTCAAAGACTTGGAATTTCTGATTGATGTCACATCTCACCTAAACTGTTACAAAAATGTGGCCTTAAGGCAACAAGTACTTTATAAAATTCTGAGATGTCACTTACTCATTTAGCATAAAATTACTGTTGTTGGTTGGACAGGAAAGATAAGTAACTTGATTCAAGAAAGGCAACTTAGCAAATTTGCCAAAACTTtccaatgggagattttgaaatttccaaaCTGTGTACAGCAAGCTTTATTCGAGATATCAACATGAAAATTAAATTTGTGCGACAAATTTTCTTAAagttttaattaaagtaaaattaaattttcttGCAACAAAATTTTCTTAAATCTCTACTTCCAGTGTTAAAATATAGGTAGCATGCTGGTGCAATAGTACCAATGCTGCATCGCAATTAGGATACTTGGGGGTCACGTCCTGGATGCTCtctgcgaggagtttgcatgttctttccgtaTCCAAGTGGATTTCTACCATTTGCCCTCATTTCCTttcacactccaaagacatttACATTAGGTGAACTGgtattgctaaattggcccaagcGACTGTATGTGGTCaccatgcaatggactggtgcactGTCCAGGTTTTGTTCATGCCTTGTACCAAATGAAGCATAGGCTTCAGCTGCCCCCTGTCCCTGCCCTGGCTAAGTGGATTAAGAAAACACATGGATGTTAAGATGTCAGTTGTTCtgtaaaagcacattttaaaatagaatttttttgcaatttttttctttcttgctatTATGTAAGAGAAATTGCAACCCTGCAAGTccttaaacagtttaaaaaatagtTCAACAAAAATAAGATGTTTAAACTTTATCAAattgttttattacaaaaattaataaagatcTATTGTGCACAGTAGGAAAGTATGTGACAGATTTTGATGTCTGCCCGGTTCctcttctttgaaaaacaaaatctagTCTTCCCAAAAGATGGCTGCTTGGCTAACTAGCATTTAAAAGATGTGTTAGTCACATAATCTCCAGATAAGATGCGAGTCTGCAGCCCCAGCACAGTGGAACATGCCTTGAATTTGCCAAGGTAAGTTGATAcagatacaaagaaaaaaaactgtagtcAAATCAGAAATCATATTGTGCATCACCCCACACAAGTTGCTATGCTCATGAAACACAAGGCCtgaaataattaatttgaaaaatcaaAAGGACACAAGCACATCACAGACACATGCAACTTTTCTGACTGTATGCACTTTTATAGTGAAACAGTTTTGATTATAAAACTGATGATGATACATAGTAgtgaaataacacacacacacacatattattgtgtttattactattattaatgtgTGTATAGTTTATTGATTTTTCCAGAATCTTCTCAGAGTTTCATCTGCACTCTGCCCACCTGCTTCCCACCACAGGAATAGTCTACTCTTAAATGTTAGTCCCATCCCACACAAAAAAGGAATCTGGTTCTGCAGATTGGATTTCCACAGGAATTCAGACCTCTATACTGAATgagataccagtccatcacagcacaACTCACATCAGGAAAATTTAGTGACAAACAtgcttgtctttggattgtaAAACAAAATTAGAGTGTTTGGTCACCACAGTGACATGGTCAGGAATTAAACCCAGTCCTTCATTATGACATCTCATTCACCAAGTCTGATAGTCAGAATGAGTTTCTTACTTTAAAGatcagattttttaaataaattgtttctgaCATTTAACAAAAAGTTACAAATTTGATAAACCTGAAAAATCCAGAAATCTAGTGGGACTTCCACAAGCTGAAGACAGGAAACTAtgtctttctttaaaaaatgcagcaATCTTTGCTCAGCTTATCCTCCTGTGAATACCTTGGGTTGAATTGGAGTGACTGCCTCTTCTAGATAAATCACTGTAAACCTCAAGTCGAACCATTTGAAATGTGCTTGTGGCAAAATGGATCTATGGAGCCCACTTTGTCTAATAGCGATCCAGTACGAGCCACTCCAGCCCACAGTGGTGTGTCCCACTAACTGGGTTTAGTTAATATTCAAGTATTTAGGCACCTAATTGTACCAAGCCCATTAATTGTGCTAATACAACTGTGTCACACATTAATAATCAGAATTTGTATTTCAAATTTGAATTGCTTGATTTGATGTTGTGTATAAAATGGCCATTATACATTAAACAAGTACATAATTCTATGAATCTACAGTTCTTATAATAATAGTTTAGGTTACCAAACTTTAACTCTCTCTTTTGTGATTTGATAATGCTGAACTTACTTTAAAACAtggcaatgaaaaacaaaacccaaGCTGATTAGCCTACCTGGCCTCCTCTTTTTTCTGCTCCAATTCTGCCTCTAACTGTTGTTTCCTCTCCtgattctctttctctctcctaaGACGTTTCTCTAGTAGAGCTGCTCGTTTCATTGCCATATCATCTTCTCCTTTCTGATCATCCTATTGgcagtgaaataaaacaaatataactaACAACAACAAATTAAACATAATTGACATGTTAGTCGGCAGAATACATCTGAATTCAAATTCTGAGacagtaaaatccatgcaggttTTTAGAGGTAAACTGAGATGTCTGGGCTACGTTTTAAGGTGATAATGTTCCTCAATGCCAGATAATGCAAATGCATGCATTTTCAGTATCTGCATTCTTTGTCTAGATCCCTGAAAGTGTAATATCAATGCCTTAACAATAACCAATGAGAGAAAATACGAAAATATTCagaaattgattatttattatatttaggaggcagcacggtggtgtagtgggtagcgctgctgccttgcagttaggagacccgggtttgcttcccgggtcctcctggcgtggagtttgcatgttctccccgtgtctgtgtgggtttcctcccacagtccaaagacatgcaggttaggtgcactggcgactctaaattgtccctggtgcgtgcttggtgtgtagacatgtgtgtgtgtgcaccctgcggtgagctggagccctgcccggggtttgtttcctgccttgcaccctgtattggctgggattggctccagcagacccccgtgaccctgtagttaggatatagcgggttggataatggatggatggatgatattcagcatattaataaaatatgtatacatattaCTGTGGAAAAAGTATTTACCTATTACTAATTTCCTTGTTAATGAAAACTTTTCACACTGAACGTTTTCAGGTTTCTAAAATCTAATACTGGATAAAGAGAATCTATAAGGAGGTACCAAAAAAATTTCTGgaattcttaaaaaaagaaaaaaaagaaaacacttcatTGTTAAACTTACAGCAATTCTCTTTTAGCcaccttcaaaatactctccttgagACGCAATACACTTAGCCCTGCGCTTCTCCCATCCCTTTTAACACTTCTTCTAACTCATCTTttgttacaatgtttttttttcctggatttctaaCACAGTACCAAATCTTCTTTCTTTTAGTCTTAATTTTAACTTCAGGAGCAAAAAAGAAGACACAGGGAACAAGACctaatttttgaaataaattttataaaacacCATGCATGTTCATGTTTAAGATGGGGTCTACAGATTTGcacctatatatttttttatgttttacaacCTTATGTATGGTCatactgttttttaatatactgaaatttattatttccttttatgacttaatttaaaatggacatcatatcatatcatatctctAGGGCAAAATGAGTTAATCTACTGTATCTCCTAAGGTTTTTCAGGCAAGGAAGCTACAAACTTGATGCAAGGTAGTTAAACCTAGTAATCAAAGCTCCAAAGAGTGGTGACATGTTCCATATTGATTAGCCCAAGCAAGTAACAATTTCAATGTATCCTGTATAAGTGACAATAATGACTCATAAGCTCagaatatgtatgtactgtactggattttttttccacAAGGAATCAGGAGAGTGTCACTGAATAAGTGGAATAGAAACAGGGGTAAAGATTGCATCAGGTAAATTGATCTATATAATTGCACTGGAGACTGGCAATGTGCTGCATTGTGGATGgacattaaagtaaaaatttcactatatTCTGTAATACTAGTCCTACTATTATTACTTCTACAAAGTAAACAAAATCTAGTAACACTTAAGACTATCTTTCATTATTAAGTCATTAATAAACATTATAGAAAGCTTCTCCACAGCTTTATAAATCACTGATTCATTAGCTGTAACTCTTGCTGCAGCATCTACTTGAAAGTTGAACAGCATACACCCAAAGGGTTTGTAAAAGTTTAATAATTATGAAGTGTTACCacacattttaaccttttttgtcttgaaagatattaaaaagaagttgttgAAACTTTACAGCAACTGCctgtttatttgttaaaaaaacagaGCCAACACACTAAATGATAGGTTCACTTTGATACCTCAAACTCTAACTGCTAAACAATTAAATGCTACAACTGTTCTAAAGATAATTCCAACCAAAGTTAATTTGTTGAGGTTTACAGGAAAATTAATTACCACATTGTGTATGATATTTACTATGAAAAAGTGAAGTAGAAAAAAgttgtttataaatgttttcagACAAAAACTTGTATGTAAAGATGACAAAATAGTAATTCCAAAAATGACATGAGGTCACTGATGTGTTTATGTTGTGCTAATAGGATTATCAACGCTTACTTTAAAAAAGAATCCACAGCACATTTTCTGCTCTTCATCATAATTATCCATTCCAGCTTCTCCATCATTTGCTTCTTCCAGGATTTCACCATCTAGTGGCTTTAAAACTGACAGGGGCACCTCAATTAAACTTGAATTCTTGGACGTATCATCATTAAACTCAACAGAACTATCAGCATTAGGAGTCACAATTACAGTCTCTGTAACAGTCTGCGACAAAATCTCTGAAACACTTGATTCTAAGAGCTTTCCCTTATTGTCGTCTTTCTCCTCCACTTGCAGACCTCCtacctcttttgttttttccttattatCTATGGCCTTTTCAACCACTGGTAACACTTCTAAAACCCTCTCTTTTACTGAGGCAATGGTTTTATCTTCTTCTGCAGAAGTATGATCTGCTGAGTCTAAATCCTTTTGAATACTGTGATCATCTCCAAGGCATACAAATGATCTAGTCTGCGTTTGGCTTGGGGAGAATCTCCTCAAACGTGGAAGGCTATCTACCGACTGGGGTGGTGTCAAAATCCGGTTAAAAGGTGTTAGTTTTAGATCGCTAGGCCTTGGAGTCCTTGGAGTTTTGGAATTAAAAGATGCAGATTTTCTTGTGATAGTTTGAGGAGACCTGTGAGATGTTCTAGGAGACTCCCCAGATGACAAAACAGGAGACATGGAACCAGTTGAGCGGGAGGATGTACGCAACTCCCTAACTTGCTTTTGGGGTGATGGCTGAGGTGGAGATATAACCCATGCTTGCTGCTCCCTCATCTGCATTATAACTTCCTGCTGTTGTGCTAAACGCTGCATTTCCTGCTGCAAAAAGAATAATGAAGAATTCAGTTTCTCTATGGATTTTGTATACTCTAAGAGGTCACTCTCCACAATAGCCTCCTCATTGGGTGATTTTAACCACCTGCCTTGGGGTGAAtctaaattatccaaaatgtcatttttacatttcCCAGGTTTCATGCGGTTATCCTCAGGTGATTTTGAAATATGATCATCAGATGATAATTTTTCATCTTCAGAGCCAGCAGCTTCCTCCCTAAGTGGCGATGTACCATCTCCTTTCTTCTTCACCACTGTTAGAAAGGCTGTTCTTCCCATTCTCTGCCTGTGTTGTGTAAATGCTGCTTCAACCTTTTTCTTCTGTGCTTCAATAGCTCGACGCTTCTCTTCTAATTTCATTCTCAGTTGTACCATTTCTGACGCCAACAGCTGTGTAGGATCTTTCCCTTGTTTCACTGGGCTTTCATCAGGAGTCTGGGCCCATGATACCATATGTGGAATATTGAGCTCTGAACTTTCTGGAGTAGTTTTCTGAGAGCTACTTCCACTACTCCTGCCATCAACATTGTTCAGTTTCTTAAACTTCTGCTCTGCAAAGCTTGTCATCTTAACTCCAGAACCAGAAGAAGTTGTGCTTCCAGCCTGGGACTTAATACTTACTGAACTTGGACAAGGGCTAATGATTTCCCTTGTGTGCCCAACCTTTAGCTCATAGTCATGGTCCATGTCCGAATCCATGCTTACAGTATAATCTTTAAGGGAAGAATCCTCATCCATTGTTTCTTGAATGTCTTCTGTACGGACATGAATTCCAGTGTCCACCTCTGTTGTGTCTGGACTCAGTGAGCCCTTAGCTTCCTCATTAGAATCATTAAGAACTTCTTCTCTTTTGAGTTTTAAATTATTGACTCCAATTTCTTGACTATGGAGAAAAAATCCATTGTTCACTTTCTCAGTCTGAATTACTCCTTGCATTTTTTCAGAATCATGAATTATCTGTAAAGCTTCCTCAATGCTTGGTGTCCCCACATGATTGCCATAGTCATCCAGTACCGGTCCATTTGCAAGTCTAACTTGACTGCTTTTTCCAGCACATCTGCCCGATGTTTCAGGGAGATAAATTTCCTCTTCAATACCTTCTGTCTCATTTTGTCCATTTACAGGCTGAAACAACAAATTTCGTTTTATATTCCTTGGGATTGGATTGACTTTAAACCCAAGACCTTCATTGCTGATAGATCTTGTCATCCCTCGGGTGGGAGCTGCTGTAGACTGCACAGTATTTTCCTTATCAAAAGGAATATCAAATGATACTCCATGTACCGATGACCTGAAGAgaagtaaataattttttaaaaattagaaatattaataaaatcatttcaaaatatgtaaCAAGAAATCATTATGCTAATATCTTTTCATCACTATTGCTTTAACTTAGTTTCATTTAATATGTTCATGAATTTTACAACTCTTTTCCTGCATATGCTGTATATTTCATGACCTATTAACAAATATTTCCTTTAATACAAACTATACCACAGAGATCAGATGACTTAAAAGTATATAACATAACAGCACTCTTAAATCAATTTAATACAGTTCAGGGTCACAAAATGGGAAGCCTATCCCAAATAATAACACTAATAATTGATACAACAGCAAAAGTTTAAAATTTACATTCAAATACACCTGAGTAAAATAggttaaatatttttaactggttacattattttttacaggatattaaaaaaacaacacaacagtATCCCTGAAGTTGTTAAATGCATCTGCATATTCAAGATTTTAGTATACTTATTGAAG comes from Polypterus senegalus isolate Bchr_013 chromosome 14, ASM1683550v1, whole genome shotgun sequence and encodes:
- the camsap2a gene encoding calmodulin-regulated spectrin-associated protein 2a isoform X2 gives rise to the protein MGDAADSKETKKTFIVPAIKSFDHYDFSRAKIACTLTWLVAKGYGTDNVPADLKEPFYTDQYDQEHIKPPVVNLLLSAELYCRAGSLILKSDAAKPLLGHDAVIQALAQRGLYVTDQEKLVTERDLRKKPIQMNAHLAMIDTLMMAYTVEMVSVEKVVKCVQQYSTFYPDTDMPYDTEDAIICWINKVNEHLKEIILHEQKIRECQSSDTPAGPRSPTKWYWKLVPARYRKEQTMPRQMPCIPPVENLLKDSTDGCALAALIHFYCPDLVKLEDICLKETMSLADSLYNLQLIQEFCQENLNRCCHFTLEDMIYASSSIKNNYLVFMAELFWWFEVVKPSFVQPRVVGIDELVQPVRSIPTVPISNATKRSFMDNPSASSTEIGQTPSLPASLLPLRHSLQNPQKAISGVMRRSTSMSYVDGCIGTWPKEKRSSVHGVSFDIPFDKENTVQSTAAPTRGMTRSISNEGLGFKVNPIPRNIKRNLLFQPVNGQNETEGIEEEIYLPETSGRCAGKSSQVRLANGPVLDDYGNHVGTPSIEEALQIIHDSEKMQGVIQTEKVNNGFFLHSQEIGVNNLKLKREEVLNDSNEEAKGSLSPDTTEVDTGIHVRTEDIQETMDEDSSLKDYTVSMDSDMDHDYELKVGHTREIISPCPSSVSIKSQAGSTTSSGSGVKMTSFAEQKFKKLNNVDGRSSGSSSQKTTPESSELNIPHMVSWAQTPDESPVKQGKDPTQLLASEMVQLRMKLEEKRRAIEAQKKKVEAAFTQHRQRMGRTAFLTVVKKKGDGTSPLREEAAGSEDEKLSSDDHISKSPEDNRMKPGKCKNDILDNLDSPQGRWLKSPNEEAIVESDLLEYTKSIEKLNSSLFFLQQEMQRLAQQQEVIMQMREQQAWVISPPQPSPQKQVRELRTSSRSTGSMSPVLSSGESPRTSHRSPQTITRKSASFNSKTPRTPRPSDLKLTPFNRILTPPQSVDSLPRLRRFSPSQTQTRSFVCLGDDHSIQKDLDSADHTSAEEDKTIASVKERVLEVLPVVEKAIDNKEKTKEVGGLQVEEKDDNKGKLLESSVSEILSQTVTETVIVTPNADSSVEFNDDTSKNSSLIEVPLSVLKPLDGEILEEANDGEAGMDNYDEEQKMCCGFFFKDDQKGEDDMAMKRAALLEKRLRREKENQERKQQLEAELEQKKEEARIKAEEDRQKKEDEKARREFIKQEYLRRKQLKLMEDMDTVIKPRPASCKQKKPRPKSVHRDIMESPKTPVRAPAVSSLSLASLNLGDNDSIQSGRRTPRSSSITPGSLYHLLKSTKLNNARPESADGFLSPCRSASRNGEKDWENGSTTSSVASNTEYTGPKLYKEPSAKSNKHIIQNALAHCCLAGKVNEGQKNKILEEMEKSEANNFLILFRDSGCQFRSLYTYCPEMEEINKLAGIGPKSITFKMIEGLYKYNSDRKQFSHIPAKTMSASVDAITIHSHLWQTKRPVTPKKILPSKS